In the genome of Hippoglossus hippoglossus isolate fHipHip1 chromosome 4, fHipHip1.pri, whole genome shotgun sequence, one region contains:
- the ddx10 gene encoding probable ATP-dependent RNA helicase DDX10, with the protein MEAENSEYLGRKTKPTKMKDSADPVKNFEKWKKKYNKRKARVNREKAEKKPQWQVERDYIHRLESRYGQINTKDVVRFSDFPISKKTLLGLQEAQYRQPTEIQRQTIGFALQGKDVLGAAKTGSGKTLAFIIPVLECLYRQQWSSMDGLGALIISPTRELAYQTFEVLRKVGKNHEFSAGLIIGGKELKSESERIHRTNIVICTPGRLLQHMDETATFHSSDLHMLVLDEADRILDMGFADTLNAILENLPRSRQTLLFSATQTKSVKDLARLSLKDPEYVWVHEKAKFSTPATLEQSYVVCELHHKVNMLYSFIKSHLKRKIIVFFACCKEVQYLFRVFCRLRPGMPILALHGKQQQMKRVEVYNDFIKKQNAVLFATDIAARGLDFPAVNWVLQFDCPENADTYIHRVGRTARYKQGGEALLLLLPSEERGMVGQLQEKRVPINKIQVNPEKLQTVQPKLVAFLAQEKEQKERAQRCFVSYLRSVYLMKNKEVFDVLKLQIQEFAVSLGLAVAPRVRFLNKVQAQTAEGDEQKEEEQSEDDDLRSFKAQLRGNIPHGEGQNYQSEDSDEDGESGDEQNANQLKTRLLGDDDDDDDLRDLDLLKVKTKNVFSLTKEQENEEELSKGSKKEFGKETKFKDAKKVLKRNFHVNTKVTFNEEGDAVQLWPPVQRAVTDEEDEEVSGINVEKAKERLKHEDQVFDKREYSCKVKAKHREKRLKAKAARREASRQHGQQSEEEEEEEVVAYLAKHGEDEFDPSALPDPDNLRSLEEEKEGQKDQRRSAKRQQSSDEELIAGKRKKVRQLNDEHIPLDTGLSLAEDEELVLHLLGGMK; encoded by the exons ATGGAAGCCGAAAACTCAGAATATTTAGGGAGGAAAACCAAACCTACGAAGATGAAGGACAGTGCTGACCCGGTGAAAAACTTCgagaagtggaagaaaaaatacaataagaGGAAAGCACGAGTAAATCGAGAGAAAGCGGAAAAGAAACCACAGTGGCAGGTCGAACGGGATTACATCCACAGACTTGAAAGCAGGTACGGACAGATCAACACCAAAGACGTTGTCAGGTTTTCAGATTTCCCCATTTCAAAGAAAACCCTGCTAGGGCTACAGGAAGCTCAGTATAGACAGCCTACAGAGATCCAGAGACAGACCATCGGCTTCGCTTTGCAAGGTAAAGATGTCCTCGGTGCGGCGAAGACTGGTTCCGGGAAGACTTTAGCCTTCATCATACCGGTGCTGGAGTGTCTGTACCGACAACAATGGAGCTCCATGGACGGCCTCGGTGCGCTCATAATTTCCCCCACCAGAGAACTCGCCTACCAGACCTTCGAAGTTCTGCGTAAGGTGGGCAAGAACCACGAGTTTTCAGCGGGGCTCATCATCGGGGGGAAGGAGCTAAAGAGCGAGTCGGAGAGAATCCACCGCACCAACATCGTTATCTGCACCCCGGGCCGACTACTGCAGCACATGGACGAGACGGCCACCTTTCACTCATCCGACCTCCACATGCTGGTCCTGGACGAGGCAGACCGCATCCTGGACATGGGCTTCGCCGATACATTAAACGCCATATTGGAGAACCTTCCTAGGTCCCGGCAGACGCTGCTGTTCTCCGCCACACAGACTAAGTCAGTCAAAGACTTGGCCCGGCTAAGTCTGAAAGACCCAGAGTATGTGTGGGTACACGAGAAAGCAAAGTTCAGCACGCCGGCCACCCTGGAGCAGAGCTATGTGGTGTGTGAGCTCCACCATAAAGTTAACATGCTCTACTCTTTCATTAAGAGTCACTTGAAGAGGAAGatcattgttttctttgcttGCTGCAAGGAGGTACAATACCTGTTCCGAGTTTTCTGTCGCCTAAGACCCGGCATGCCCATCCTGGCTTTGCATGGCAAGCAACAGCAGATGAAGAGGGTGGAGGTCTACAATGACTTCATCAAAAAGCAGAATGCTGTTCTCTTTGCCACTGATATAGCTGCCAGAGGCCTGGACTTTCCCGCAGTCAACTGGGTGCTGCAGTTCGACTGTCCAGAGAATGCAGACACCTACATCCACAGAGTGGGCAGGACTGCCAGATACAAGCAGGGTGGAGAGGCCCTGTTACTTCTGCTCCCCTCAGAGGAGAGGGGCATGGTCGGCCAACTGCAGGAGAAGAGGGTTCCCATCAATAAGATCCAG GTGAACCCAGAAAAACTGCAGACTGTCCAGCCGAAGCTTGTCGCCTTCCTGGCCcaggagaaagagcagaagGAGAGAGCCCAGAGATGTTTTGTTTCCTACCTGCGCTCTGTCTACCTGATGAAGAACAAAGAGgtttttgatgttttaaaactCCAGATTCAAGAGTTTGCTGTTTCTCTGGGCCTTGCTGTGGCTCCAAGGGTGCGCTTCTTAAATAAAGTTCAGGCGCAGACAGCTGAGGGAGAtgaacagaaagaggaagagcagtCTGAAGATGATGACCTGAGGAGTTTTAAGGCTCAGCTGAGAGGAAACATTCCTCATGGGGAAGGTCAAAACTATCAGTCAGAAGACTCAGATGAGGATGGGGAAAGTGGTGATGAACAAAATGCGAATCAGCTGAAGACAAGACTTCTGGGtgacgatgatgacgatgatgaccTAAGAGACTTGGACCTACTTAAAGTCAAAACAAAGAATGTCTTCAGTCTTACAAAGGAGcaggaaaatgaggaggaacTCTCCAAGGGCTCCAAAAAAGAATttggaaaagaaacaaagttcAAAGATGCCAAAAAGGTCCTTAAGAGAAACTTCCATGTCAACACCAAAGTGACCTTTAATGAAGAAGGAGATGCTGTGCAGCTGTGGCCACCTGTCCAACGGGCAGTGActgatgaggaagatgaagaggttTCAGGTATCAATGTGGAGAAGGCCAAGGAAAGGCTGAAACATGAAGACCAGGTGTTTGACAAGCGGGAGTACAGCTGCAAAGTGAAAgctaaacacagagagaagaggctgAAGGCCAAGGCAGCTAGGAGGGAGGCCAGCAGGCAGCACGGACAGCagtctgaagaagaggaagaggaagaggtggtaGCGTACCTGGCCAAGCACGGCGAAGATGAGTTTGACCCCAGTGCTCTTCCGGACCCTGACAATTTGCGATCattggaggaggaaaaggagggcCAAAAGGATCAAAGAAGATCAGCAAAAAGGCAACAaagcagtgatgaagagcttatagcagggaagaggaagaaagtaaGACAGCTAAATGATGAACACATACCTCTGGACACTGGTCTCTCTCTGGCCGAAGATGAGGAGTTAGTCTTGCATCTGCTAGGGGGAATGAAGTAG